The genomic window ACCGCGCCACGGGGCTGGCGGTGATGGAGGGATGCCCGGCGCGCGGCCCCACCTACACCGAGTACTTCGTCAACAGCCGCCCGGCCGCGGAGCCGTGCAACCTGGCGGGCGGCATCTACCCGCCGATGGCGATGGACACCGCCTGGCGCGACGAGGAGTGGGGCTCCACCGACATCCAGCTCGCGCCGGTGGAAGGGTACAACCCGGACACGGTGGGAATGACGGACCTGGAGCGCCGCGGCGTGAACTGGCCGGAGCTGGAGGCGCAGCGCCGCGCCGGCGAGCGCCCGCGCGCCCCGGAGCCCGGGCGCGTGGAGACGTACCCCGATCCGCTGCCGCCCGCCCCCGCGCCGCGCCCGCGCCGGACCCCGGCGCGCACGGAGGAGACGCCGCCCGCGGAGCCGCGCCGGCCACGCGTGCTGGGCGAAAAGGCGCCCACCCCGCCCGCCCCGGAGCCCGCTCCGCCTCCCGCCCCGGCCCCGCCGGACACCTCGAGCGGAGGGTCGCCGCCGGGCGCGCGGTGAAACCTCGGGGCCGCTTTGGGGTTGAAGACGCGCCGCATGTTCCGGCGGAGCGGCCACACGGCGCGGGCCCCGTGCCCTCGCGGACACCAGCAGAGGAGAGCGTGTTGAACAGTCATACCCGGCGGGCGGGAGTGCTCGCCTTCTCGTTTATAGCCCTTCCCGCGGCGCTTTCCGCGCAGGCGCGCCCCACGGCCTCGCGCGTCGCGGCCCCGGCGGCCACCCCCACCCGCGAGCAGTCGCAGGCGCAGATGGCGGAGCTGCGCACCATCGCGGCGCGCCTGCAGGGGATCCACGCCCGCGCCATGCGCGCCGGCGACCTTGCCGCCACGCAGAACACGCTGATGCGCGACATCAAGGCGGCGATGGAGCGCCAGGACCCGGAGCTCCCGCGCCTGGCCACGCGCGTGAAGGCGATGGAGGCCGAAGCTCGCACGGCCGAGTCGCGGAACGACGTGGCGCGCAAGCAGGCGCTGGCGCGCGAGTTCGCCACCATCCAGAGCCGCTTCATGCGCGCCCAGCAGACGGTGATGCGGCAGCCCGACATCGCGCGCCGCGCCCGCGCCTTCGACGACCTCCTGCACCGCCAGATGGTCGCCGCCGACCCGCAGACGGACCAGCTCCTGGCCCGCAGCCGCCAGCTCCAGGCGAGCCTGCAGCGCGCCCTGGCCGCCCAGGTCCCCCCCAGCGCCGTCACTCGCCGCACGCCGTAGCGCGCGGCACGGCAAACCCGAACCGGGCCACCGATCGCGAAGATCGGCGGCCCGGTTTTCTTTCATCGCCGTCCGCCGTCCGCCGTCCGCCATCCGCCATCCGCCATCCAGGGGCGAATGAATTCGCGGCTTGAAATGCGCAAAGTCCGCCTTCGCGGACTCGCGGATCATCATCCGCCTTCGGCCGTCGCCACCGCGCCACGCACCCCCATACCCGTAGGGGCAGCCCCACGTGGCTGCCCGTGCCCTCCCATGCGCCGCCAACCGCCCCACGAACGAATAAATCCGCCACTGGAACCGCAAACTCCGCCCTCCGCGCACGCGCGGTCTGATGCCGCGCTCCTGGAGCCCACTTCAGTGGGCTTCGCGTGGTTCCAGCCGGGGGATTCATCCCCCGGCGGCGTAGCGGCACCCCGCCCCCGCCCCCGAAGCCTGCGAAGGCAGGCTTCCCGCGGTCGTTGCAGCGGTTTCAACCGCCGGTACCATGGATCACCCACCCACTCCCTGCAACCCACCCAGCCACCCACCTCCCTGCTTCCCTCCCGGCGCACCCCTTGCCCGACCCACCCGCC from Longimicrobium sp. includes these protein-coding regions:
- a CDS encoding SemiSWEET transporter; the encoded protein is MRRQPPHERINPPLEPQTPPSAHARSDAALLEPTSVGFAWFQPGDSSPGGVAAPRPRPRSLRRQASRGRCSGFNRRYHGSPTHSLQPTQPPTSLLPSRRTPCPTHPPHIHPNLEAPIQQFATYIGYVAGALTVISFLPQVVRVWKTKRTNDLSLGMFVILITAGALWITYGVITSDWPVIATNGGMVALNIAILVAKLRFK